Within the Petrotoga miotherma DSM 10691 genome, the region ATAGAAGCCTCTTTAACAACCAACATACCAATAAGGGACACAGAAGATAAATTGATCGTTGATAACATCGAACCCATATGCTTCAAATTAAAAGAAATAGGAGTTAAGCAATGGGTGATAGTCCACTCTCCTGAAGGAGCTTTTGCACTAGATGAAACAAACAACTTTTATATACAACCTTCTTTTGATCTACCTAAAGGTTATATAAAAGGGACAGTAGGAGCAGGGGATGCATTCTGTGCGGGAGTATTATATTCTATCAATAAAGGATGGGATATATCAAAAGCTTTAAAAGTTGGAACAGCCACTGCTACAGCTTGCCTTTCAAAAAGTGGAACAACAAATGGCGTGAAGAATATAGAAATCATGATGAAACTGTATAGAGAGATGAATGTAAAAAGTTAATCTTTTAGAAAATGCATAAACAATTTTGAACCATACAATCAACTTCAAACCCTGGTTAAAGAAAAATTCTAACCAGGGTTTTATTTTTTTACATTTTTTTCAAAAATTGAGATTTAAGTTGTTAATCCAATTTAATTACCTCTAAACAGACGAGATAACCTGTAATTGCTAATAATTACATTTTGCTTTCAAGAAATATAGGTATATAATTAGTATGTACAAATTTAAATCTAACTGAGAATAATATATACATGTCGTAATATTTTTATCATACAAGTTAACTCTAAAAATCTTATTTGTAGCAGTTTTGAAACATAAATTTTTATATCAAAGAGGAGAGTGGAGAATGTACGAAGATTTGAAAAAAGAACTATACAAAGCCCACATGAATCTTGAAAAATACAGATTAGTTGCCTACACCAGTGGAAATGTCAGTGTAAAAGTGAACAATCACGTAATAATCAAACCCTCTGGAATACCATATGATCAATTGAAAGTCGAAGATATGGTAGTTCTGGACATGGAAGGAAACACAGTAGAAGGCAAACTAAAACCATCTGTTGATTCTGCTACCCACCTTTACCTTTATAAAAACTTACCTGATGTGGGGAGTATCATTCATACTCATTCACCTTATGCTTCTGCTTTTGCATTGCTATCACAGCCAATACCTGTTTACAGCACTGCACATGCGGATGTTTTTGGGGTGCAAGTACCTGTTTCAAACTATGCACCTGTAGGCTCTGAGGCAATTGGTAAAGCTGTGATTGAAGTTGTTAATCAAGCAAAAGCAGTTCTTTTAAGTAAACATGGGGTAATAGTCATGGGAAAAGATATCAATGAAACTATAAGAAAAGCAATTTTTTTGGAAGAGGTTGCACAAACAGCCTATCTTGCTAGGACTATTGGAAATCCAGAACCTTTGGATGAAAAAGAAGCAAAACGACTATATGAATTTCATCATAGTAACTACGGTCAAAAATGACGAAATAAAGAGTTTAAGGAGGGCAACGTATGTACTTAATAGGTACGGATATAGGAACTACTGGGACAAAAACTGTCATTTTAGATGAAAAAGGAAATCTAATCTCAAAAGCAAGCAAGACCTATAAAGTGAACACACCAAAGGCTTCATGGGCAGAACAAAATGCTGATGTATGGGTAGATGCCTTCATTCAAA harbors:
- a CDS encoding L-ribulose-5-phosphate 4-epimerase, coding for MYEDLKKELYKAHMNLEKYRLVAYTSGNVSVKVNNHVIIKPSGIPYDQLKVEDMVVLDMEGNTVEGKLKPSVDSATHLYLYKNLPDVGSIIHTHSPYASAFALLSQPIPVYSTAHADVFGVQVPVSNYAPVGSEAIGKAVIEVVNQAKAVLLSKHGVIVMGKDINETIRKAIFLEEVAQTAYLARTIGNPEPLDEKEAKRLYEFHHSNYGQK